A genomic window from Betta splendens chromosome 24, fBetSpl5.4, whole genome shotgun sequence includes:
- the LOC114850113 gene encoding trace amine-associated receptor 1-like produces MHLNRLEMSVNRSSITNINSCFGIDISYTLTSMHALCMLLYIFLGSLSIVTVCGNLLVIISIVYFKQLHTPTNSLILSLAVVDLLVGILVCPLTIKFSTTACLYHYDMFCKIRTTFGTSLCTCSILHLCCISIDRYYAVCQPLTYRFTMNNRVIVIMTLMSWAVSAFIGVSMITSRSQQNNCGTICLNRVKLLSIVSLIFAFYLPMIIMLSVYLKIFQVAQRQVFRIQSTKLGNNVSKMERKATKTLTIVMGVFLMCWLPYFICTTLLILINVSLPYAVLELLTWLALCNSVLNPFIYAFFYSWFRTSFKLIISGRIIQCDCTNLKLL; encoded by the coding sequence atgcatttaAACAGATTGGAAATGAGTGTTAACAGATCTTCCATCACTAACATAAATTCCTGCTTTGGAATAGATATCTCTTACACACTGACAAGCATGCATGCATTATGTATGTTACTTTATATTTTTCTTGGGTCATTATctattgttacagtatgtggaaaCCTTCTTGTAATAATCTCTATTGTTTACTTTAAACAGCTCCATACTCCTACTAATTCTCTgattctctctctggctgtggtTGACTTGCTTGTAGGAATTTTAGTATGTCCTCTAACCATAAAATTCTCTACAACTGCCTGTCTTTACCATTATGATATGTTTTGTAAAATACGGACAACTTTTGGTACATCGCTGTGTACATGTTCTATTCTCCATTTATGCTGTATTTCTATTGACAGATATTATGCAGTGTGTCAACCTCTGACATATAGATTTACAATGAATAACAGAGTTATTGTGATCATGACGCTGATGAGCTGGgctgtttctgcttttattggAGTCAGTATGATTACTTCAAGATCACAACAAAATAACTGTGGAACAATTTGTTTAAATCGAGTCAAACTGCTCAGCATTGTGAGtcttatttttgcattttatctTCCAATGATTATAATGTTATCTGTTTACTTGAAGATTTTCCAAGTGGCACAGAGACAAGTATTTAGAATCCAGAGCACAAAGTTGGGAAATAATGTTAGTAAAATGGAGAGAAAGGCAACCAAAACTCTGACTATTGTTATGGgagtgtttttaatgtgttggTTGCCTTATTTCATCTGTACCACTCTTCTTATTCTCATTAATGTGTCATTACCATATGCTGTGCTTGAATTACTTACCTGGCTGGCACTGTGTAATTCAGTGCTCAACCCGTtcatttatgcttttttttacaGTTGGTTTCGAACATCTTTCAAATTGATAATATCTGGAAGAATAATTCAGTGTGATTGCACAAACTTAAAGCTTCTCTGA